TGCAAGGGAACAGATATTTTCAACTGGGATTCTTGCGCTTTAGCGTTACTCTCTGGGTGcggaaataaattaattcaccAGAGATTGATGAGTCTAAGCTATGAATAATATACCTATAGCTACTACGtatatacataataataataatatacggCTATACTATTATTGACTATCTGGAATTAATAGTATATGAGAGTTAATTAAGACAGCTTGATTggaaacaacaaagaaaagttttgatCGGCTAAAGGGGTAGACATTCTGATGTATTTTTGTATTACCAAGAAGGCAAAGAGTTATGAATTTTCAGATCTCAGTTGCACACATTAAAGTTTGTTCTGTTTCTGAGTTCTGTTTCAAAGATCATAGATTAACTCAGACTGTTTCtgggtgtgttttttttttttgttaaaatacataataaagcTTCAATTTTGTAAtcagaaattataaaaacaattgtACTAATCCTTCCAAAATTTGGACCATCAAAATAGTTTAAAACTTTAAATGATCgtcatattttatcattaaatagtCTCTTAAATTATAGCCCATGTTTAATTGtgagattttattttcaaagacCCTAAGTTAATAGAAATTAGAGAgtatttatctaaaataaattaaattgaacaaGTACTTAATCTATTACCAAAATTTTCCCTTAAAAGTTCTTTCCTGAAAACTAGTTgtagtcttttaattattttaagaaataaatttgatgactacattttttatctaaaatataatgttggtcattcattttttattttatccctaGATATTTTTAGGAATTTAGTTCTTATTCAGTTCTCTCTCTttactggaaaaaaaaattaagtactctctctctctcaaagcCTGACACGTATAGAATAACAAAAACTTGTACTTTTGTTATATTAAGCGTAtcccattgtttttttttaaagttatttaacAAGAAATAACGAGGGCAGAGTTGAAAATATTAACTCAAAAGagattaaattgataaaaatgttTACATACGATCCAAATTAAAAGTAAACTTAATATACAGGGACCgagaatatttaaaaattttccaTCTCAAAATTTCTTCCCCTATTTTGTTCTATAGCGGATTGCTTTAATTGCAGCTCATAAATGGTTCATAAGTCATCTAAAAATGACAAATGGGGAAGACTTGAGAGAGGAGAAAGTGGGGGTAAAAGTGTAAAACTAAAAGGGTGCATGTATTGGGACCTTTTTTTGAacacaagaagaagaagctgtcTCATAAATGTGTTATTTCGTCGTTTAAGTGGATGCCATTCAGTGGGGACCATTGGATGGGACCCGCTTTGAAAATGAATACACCACCAATGTCCAATAGAATGAATATGACAAGGGAATCCAACTATCCCCactgagaaaaagaaaacaagaaaaatcatcAAACGAGAAAGAGAATCATATCATGGTTCCTACTTCCTAGCTACTTTATGCTTGGGTACCCCCTTTTATTATTCGTGACTCGTCACCATATGCCCCCACTACCAATCTCTATTTCTCCTCCAAAAATTTATTTCCTTAAAAGTGAACATGATTCTGCTCCCTGCTCTCAGGAGAGGGCTAAGTGCTATGTCGACATACATAGTCATAGATCTGTTGCttttgctactttttttttctcataagcTATTCAAGTATTGTTAGCGTGGCTGAATTTCATTTGCATAGTTTAgactttagagaaaaaaaaagggggggtcAGTGATATTATTATTGTGCACAGAAAAACTTACGTAGTTTGCATGAGTtcgagaaagaaacaaaaagcaaTGGCTTTCACATCTTCTACCTCATGGATGGAGTAACTATTTTGAGTATTTTCATTTACTGAATAGTCCAAGGCAAAATGCCTCAAACATGACTTTCAAATCCACGAGATAATTTCCTTTGAATAGTTTATGGGGTAAAGGTAGtaatttattgttgttgtggtgCATACAAACTTAATAgtttgaaaagaagaaaattttgagaTTGATTAAGTGGTAATTGTAGGGTGAGTGGTTTAGGGAGTGTAATTAACGGAAAACAAAGCAATAGAACAAAACtaactaaaagaaaataatgggACAAATATAATGATTTATGGAGGTAGTTATAAGAATAATATCTTAAagcatattttaattaagttctTTAAGCATGTTGTTAAGAGTTAAAActcatttaaatcatttttatgtCTCTAAAGGAATTAGTTTCTGATTATCTATTGGAAAATATCTTAAAGcctaccaaaaaagaaaaatcacacatcccctttatatatatagatagtaaattttattgaaatattttaaagttgtaattatgtacttttttaaactaatatttttatacccATTAACATATTTAAAAGGTTTTATCATAAAAGTGAagctttaaataattttaataaattcgtTAAACATTTGAAAATGTCCAAGTCAATATTGAAATAGAGACTTATAAAAGTTAGTTTTAAACCTTAGATCAGAAAATAAGTCAAGCAAAACATAATTCAACCCATTTTCACCCTTaggtttaataataataataacttttttgtttggtagctataaaaaaatgagaaaataaaattgcattgaaaattataataactttcTCTTATTGACAAAACATgaaaatgatcaaaattgacAAACCCATCTACACAATATGCATGAACTCTTCTACAAGTTTTTGTCGATGAAACATGCAATCTCTATTGACTAGCTATTCCAAATATATgaatatgtcatttaaatttctacATCCATTTCAAATCCCCAAATTTCTTTATTAAACTCCTCTCGAATAGATAATAATCCCTACGATAGTATTTTTAAGTAACGTTAACAACActattatttgtttcttataaaattgattAGTATTAAATtggattttactttttttatctgtaagaataaaaaaaaatattaaaagatctACAACACTCACCCTTTATTCAATCAACTAAGATAAACACTCTTAGTAATTAGATTTGGTTCTAATAAAGAAAAAGTAgactttaaaaacaaaaatgtcaaCGAGTATTGATTTACAAATCAATGATTACACTTGTAAACAACTTAAGTTCtacacatttaaattttattaaggtTTAATCAACACGTAAAATATAAGTTCAACACTTTaagtttgtgactcttaaaatatatttatgagaAATGCATACTTTATTTTGAATGATAGTGACAAGTTTCAGTCTTTGTCTTAAAATATCATGTTTTCGGAACAAATGCCTAGGGCTTTATTTCCCCTCCccgaaatataataataaacaatttgGTTAAATAACAACTCATTATTTTAgtctgaataaaaaaattctaactaaattaaactttaaaaaaataaagagaggaGACTAAGCATAAGTTTAACACTTGGGGCAAAATTACACAGCTAAGTTGATAGATACCTCCCAAGCTGTGCACAAAGGTATTAATAGAAGACACACCATTCATGCATGCAACGGCTAAATAACTGTAGTATTACAAATGTAATAACCATACATAAGCACAGAAGAAACAATCGGTATTGTAAAACCGTTCTTACATACTTTAATCCTCCCTTGTTTATCGCGGAGAGTTGCACACCAACACATTTTACTGATAGTACATTAGGTGTTGGGTGGTCGCAACATTCTGGAATCTTGCATCATAACCAGCCCCAGGAGCACCCATTCCCATGGCTACCTGTTTTAGGGCATGTTGACCTTGTTGATGCATAAGGGCATGTGCACCACCCATTTTACTCAAAGCCATTTGGCGTTCATAAGCTGCAAGACTAGCAAGAGAAAATCCCGACACATTCGCAGAAGTAGGTGGTGGGAGAGGAGTTGAGGCAGTCCCTGGAGGAGTAGGCTTGCTACCCCATGAACactgaaatatattaaaagcaTTAGATACAACATTTTCCAAAGTCTTTACTTCAGAGTTAGAAAGCTCAAATTGTATATGGTTAGAGTACGATGTAAGATCTCTATGGACAAGGGACTAgctttttttgagaaaaaaggtaaataaataattgtattttacttcaaaatatcttttttttaaacagaatTACATATGacataaaattctaatttaataaCCGGGACACCATTTTTCAAGGAGCACCCAAATAACAGATGACATTAAATTCTAGTTTAATAACTGGGACACCATTTTCTCAAGTAGAATCCAAGTAAATGGGTAAGTGGCAAGAATACCTTCCATACGAACAGCCATAAATATTACACTGCTACAATAATATGACACACAACATACTAGAATTATCAACATATAAATATCTTGCTATTAACAACATACCTTGATAGGTTTGCCAAATAGAATTCGAGCATTACCCATCTGTATAGCAAGAGCTGCTTCAGCATGGGTACTGTATCTCACAAACCCAAAACCTTTGTCTCGTTGCACCCTAACATCTTCAATAGTTCCGGCATTAAGAGAATGAAAATGTTGATGGAGATCAACAGAAGTAACCTGCAATTTCACAGCCTATGAAAACTGCCACAAAGCAATTTTACAACAAACAGAATTTACACAACTTGGCTATACATATTTAATGCTGCTCACAAGTTGCAAATCTAACTGCCTAATATAGTACTGAAGCACTGTATCTATGCACAAAGCTACAAGAGCAGTTTATACTACACAAGCACAAATTTATATAGCCAGGAAAAAGTATTTCAGATGGATATGAAGAACTAAAAAGGTAAAAGCTCTGGGAAAAATATTATCCTTGCCTCTGGAGCAAGATTGCCAACATAAACAGTGGTATATTGAGGATTCTTCTCAGGAGTGTCATCATTGGTTGTTTCTTGGCCAtcttctacaaaaaaaaaaaagccaaccATAAGCAAAGATCATTCACCAATCAAAATCTACAATCATGCCATAATGATCAATTGAtggaaaaatatcaatataactgcaaaagataatatttaaaaaatgccaATCATGATGAACATATAGaagataaatcaaaatattatatcaGCTGCTAGAAAAGCTAATATTTGGAAATTGGAAGTGTCtcgttaaaattaaaatactatttgAAACAAACTTTCCTGTCCGATAGCAACGGGTTTAAAACTACACTTCATATGTAAACAGGAGATGAAAATTAGAATCCAATCATCTCTAAAGCCAACTGAAACtgcaaatcataataaataaactcAATCTCACCAGATGATCCATTGGTCAACTCCACGACACTTCTCGAATCTGAAGTCTGCTTTTCATCACTGGCACTGGCCCCTTTGGTTGCCCAATTACAACGAATCTGTCTACTTCCAAGCCATTTTCCTGAAGTGTTGGGGAaacattaaaagattaaaaaaattagatacaaATGAAGCATCAAATGCAattaacaacaaacaaaaattaaccaAACAGTAATTTAGTGAACGAAATATCCCATGGAAATTATCACTGCTGATGGTGAGGACTTGATACCAAAAATTTATGTTCAAGGACCAAATAAAAGGTCAAAATggttatttgattttcaaaataaataacagCCAATTACTATGTCCCATTATCAGATCCCCCCTATATAGTATTAAAGAttcaattatcatatataaactTCACAATATTCATTCATACATCACGTGAAGcatgttaaaaatgaaaaactagcATTTACAAAATGAGTTTATCTTACCAGTCAAATCATTTATAGCACTTTGAGCATCCTGATAAATTGAATCACAGAACCAAAACATCCTACCATTAGAATGGAAAACACCAAAAGCTGTAAGAATAAATGTGGAAATGAAGTGACTATTTCATGCCTGCTGATTCCGAAAAGAAACAAACCCAAATCCCCTGGAACGGCCTGTCTTCTGATCCCACATTACCCTTGCATCACTGTAACCAACAAGCCAAAGTAGTCAATAGTGGATAGCAGTGCGTGGCGGTCAGCCTCCCAAAACACTATAGCGGTAGCAGGATGGCCGCAATTTTGATCCCTAAGTACATTTATATtgcaagatatatatatatatatatatatatatatatatatatatatatatatatatatatataatatgctgaaaaaaaataaaaaaaacacttaaaattaAACACATTCATAACCAAGTTTCCCGAAACagcaaaagaaataagaaagttgaaagaaaaaaatgaaagaaagggtTGATGAAGGGCTGTCAGAACAGTGGCCGGAATTGCTGCTGAGAATGCCGCCAGAGACACTACCGGAAAAGGATTGAAGGTTGGGCAGAGGTAGGGTTGAGAGGGTGGAGCATTGTGTGGGAACAGAGCTACTAGGGTTGAAAATGAACAGAGCTAGGTCGACTACGAGTTTAATAGTTTGGACTTTGGAGCAAGTAAAACTCACCGTTTTACTTAAAgacatgtttttaatttattttattttatttttttaaaagaacccTTAAATGAAATGCAACATTTTGctcctaattattttttaagaaaaaacaacaaataacgATGTTTAGTGTCGTCTTCTTCCCCATGACTTAAACCTGGCTGTCGCAACTGCATCTGTCACAAAACTCCGCAATTTTGGCCATGAAGAGCGGCGTGACGGCCACAACAGTGAGGTGCAGCGCAATGCACCTCTTAGGAGCGGCAGTCAGCTGCTCCACACCACCACTATAGCACACAAAAGTGGTGCTATTAGCTACTATGCAACGAACCATAATAATCATATCATTATACTACAAATATGAATTGATTTCACATATAAATTCAGGTATCTGCATTTCCAACAAAATATCTATAGTACACCACAAAACAAAATAGCAATGAGAAGGAAAAATAGAGGGTATATAAAAACTTACGAACAACTAGGATATACAGAGAAGCAAGCATACAATGTGGCATCTGTAACCTCAGGACTAAGGTCAccgacaaaaatattaaagtgacCTGAATccaaaaggagagaaaaaggtGAAGTTGTCTTTCCATAATACAAAGCACAATAAAATGACCTCAAAAAGTACATGGCCAGCAAGAATATAACCTGAGGTATCCTCTCTCTGGCTGCTAGCATAAGCCCAGTTAACCTTAATAGGCTGCCCAAAACTGTAGACaatgtgttgttgtgtttaaatattaaattaataaaagttgtaccataaatcaaaattaagatTCCACATACATATTCCTCCCATTGAGAGTTACAATAGCAAATGCAGCAGAACTGCGATCAAAGTAGTCCACAAACCCATAGGATGACtgcaaataacaaaataaagcaGATCATCAAGATTGAGATGACGCAAGAAGAGCACATAATATGGAAATCACATATGCCTAACATCTAGCCAAAGATCTTTTGGTGAATACCCAACTTGTTATTCACTACAGGCAGCTAATGGAAATCATGAATTCTATCATacattatcaaatatcactccatcattttattctttctttgaagatatcattaattcattataaagTATAAACAAAGCTGACCTTCTCTTTCCTAATAAGCTTGCATCCTTCAAGGGCGCCTGCAGTTGAAAAAAGCTCTTGAAGAAGGGAATCTGTAACCTGGGGATGAATGTTGCCTACATAACTGCATATCCGCCAGAAAAGTGATTagatatttaaaatgaaatacaCAAAGCAAAACGGTAAGTTAATAAGCCCAGGGGACAAAAAAAATGGATTCACTTACTATATAAAAAGAGAGACCaacagataaaattaaaatatttctaactaagGATTATCTTAGAGACAATGAAGTCAACAAGTGACCTAATGAAGCTAAactggaagaaaaaaatgattaaatcaaaataaacaaagaacagtcgaatatgttaattttaaaaaaatgaaaataaaatgtctATTAACACTCACACACTGCGGCATGAACTCGAATCAAAGCCAGGTGGCAGATTTCCACTCAAGATAGGCTCTATctgcaaaataaaaatgtaagaagacagaaaaaaaagagttcctaaaagtaaaattatcCACCCTCCTCTCAACTAATCTAATCAAACAAATCGCATTTCGAAAACCATAAAAATACCTACAAGTCTCaacaagtaaaaagaaaaaaaaaacaaaacgacAAGACGAATTCGCACCACTAAATCACACGTatctaacagaaattaaaaactgATAGTTGATCAATTAGCGTGAAATTGAAGTAAAACAGTAATCACGATTATAAGACGACGGATTTGGAATAATTAAGctgaaaataacaataataagtaCTATGaagattgagaaaaataaaactaaaaatgagaaaataataaGAAGGAAGGGAAAAGAGGAACCTGAGGAGGAGTAAGTAGAGCAGGGTGGTGGTAGAGAGATGGTTGCATCATGGCTTGCTGCCTTAACCTCTGAGGCTGCATCTTCAATTCTAGGGTTAGggttgcagaagaagaagaataaatggGGATTCAAAGGAAATGGAAGCAAAACTgaaaaacaagagaaagaaaaaaacaaaataaaggaaaaataaaaaaagggaaaaaagaaaaagaaaaaccctCGAAAGAGAGGGGAAAGAAGAGAGACAAAGGAAAGACGAAGAAGATGATACAGGTTTGTTTTGGAGGGACCTAGTCTCAGACACACTTCGCCTTTAAAACAAGTTGAAAGAAAggccattaaaaaataatattaattgaaagGGATAAGCTACAGAGAGGACCACCGCTTCCGCTAGATTTTGTCTCTGAACTACGCTCATGGACTTCTTTTCCCAAGCCCAGAAAGGAATTATAACTCTGAGAGGCCCATTATTGCAAAaggaatttttgttttttgtgatttttgcaTATTGAAAAATCTATAATCCAGCTCGGAGGAGAATAAGACATTTTAGACAAAAATTATAGTTGAAAGTGTATTATTTTCATGAGGAGTAATTTATGTACAGATCCAAAAGATACCTGGAAATTTACAAAAGAGATAAATAGAAatcataaaagataaagaaagatatgattaaccataaataaattatttataacatttttctttggatatttattatctaaagttttgtttcattaaaatttCACTTGGAAAAAATGTTGTGAGATAaaaacctaataaaaaaaaataatatatctttctttaataattttcttcacACAATATCAATCAACT
This region of Glycine soja cultivar W05 chromosome 17, ASM419377v2, whole genome shotgun sequence genomic DNA includes:
- the LOC114393373 gene encoding oligouridylate-binding protein 1-like isoform X1, translating into MQPQRLRQQAMMQPSLYHHPALLTPPQIEPILSGNLPPGFDSSSCRSVYVGNIHPQVTDSLLQELFSTAGALEGCKLIRKEKSSYGFVDYFDRSSAAFAIVTLNGRNIFGQPIKVNWAYASSQREDTSGHFNIFVGDLSPEVTDATLYACFSVYPSCSDARVMWDQKTGRSRGFGFVSFRNQQDAQSAINDLTGKWLGSRQIRCNWATKGASASDEKQTSDSRSVVELTNGSSEDGQETTNDDTPEKNPQYTTVYVGNLAPEVTSVDLHQHFHSLNAGTIEDVRVQRDKGFGFVRYSTHAEAALAIQMGNARILFGKPIKCSWGSKPTPPGTASTPLPPPTSANVSGFSLASLAAYERQMALSKMGGAHALMHQQGQHALKQVAMGMGAPGAGYDARFQNVATTQHLMYYQ
- the LOC114393373 gene encoding oligouridylate-binding protein 1-like isoform X2, producing the protein MQPQRLRQQAMMQPSLYHHPALLTPPQIEPILSGNLPPGFDSSSCRSVYVGNIHPQVTDSLLQELFSTAGALEGCKLIRKEKSSYGFVDYFDRSSAAFAIVTLNGRNIFGQPIKVNWAYASSQREDTSGHFNIFVGDLSPEVTDATLYACFSVYPSCSDARVMWDQKTGRSRGFGFVSFRNQQDAQSAINDLTGKWLGSRQIRCNWATKGASASDEKQTSDSRSVVELTNGSSDGQETTNDDTPEKNPQYTTVYVGNLAPEVTSVDLHQHFHSLNAGTIEDVRVQRDKGFGFVRYSTHAEAALAIQMGNARILFGKPIKCSWGSKPTPPGTASTPLPPPTSANVSGFSLASLAAYERQMALSKMGGAHALMHQQGQHALKQVAMGMGAPGAGYDARFQNVATTQHLMYYQ